Proteins encoded within one genomic window of Balaenoptera musculus isolate JJ_BM4_2016_0621 chromosome 12, mBalMus1.pri.v3, whole genome shotgun sequence:
- the RNF146 gene encoding E3 ubiquitin-protein ligase RNF146 isoform X1 — MMAGCGEIDHSINMLPTNRKANESCSNTAPSLTVPECAICLQTCVHPVSLPCKHVFCYLCVKGASWLGKRCALCRQEIPEDFLDKPTLLSPEELKAASRGNGEYAWYYEGRNGWWQYDERTSRELEDAFSKGKKSTEMLIAGFLYVADLENMVQYRRNEHGRRRKIKRDIIDIPKKGVAGLRLDCDANTVNLARESSADGADSVPAQSGASVQPLVSSTVRPLTSVDGQLTSPATPSPDASTSLEDSFAHLQLGGDSIAERSHRGEGEEDHESPSSGRVPAPDTSIEETESDASSDSEDGSALVAQHSLTQQRLSVPNPNQTVSDRSDLSGTDRSVAGGATVGVSVRSRRPDGQCTVTEV; from the exons AT GATGGCTGGCTGTGGTGAAATTGATCACTCAATAAACATGCTTCCTACGAACAGGAAAGCGAATGAGTCCTGTTCTAATACTGCACCTTCTCTAACTGTCCCTGAATGTGCCATTTGTCTGCAAACATGTGTTCACCCAGTCAGTCTGCCTTGCAAGCATGTTTTCTGCTATCTGTGTGTGAAGGGAGCGTCATGGCTTGGAAAGCGATGTGCCCTCTGTCGACAAGAAATTCCCGAGGATTTCCTTGATAAGCCAACCTTATTGTCACCAGAAGAACTCAAGGCAGCAAGTAGAGGAAATGGTGAATATGCATGGTATTATGAAGGAAGAAATGGGTGGTGGCAGTATGATGAGCGTACTAGTAGAGAGCTGGAAGATGCTTTTTCCAAAGGTAAAAAGAGCACCGAAATGTTAATTGCCGGGTTTCTGTATGTTGCCGATCTTGAAAATATGGTTCAATATAGGAGAAATGAACATGGACGTCGCAGGAAGATTAAGCGGGATATAATAGATATACCAAAGAAGGGAGTAGCCGGACTTAGGCTGGACTGTGATGCTAATACCGTAAACCTAGCAAGAGAGAGCTCTGCTGATGGAGCGGACAGTGTACCAGCACAGAGTGGAGCTTCTGTTCAGCCTCTGGTGTCGTCTACTGTAAGGCCCCTGACGTCAGTAGATGGGCAGTTAACAAGCCCTGCAACACCATCCCCTGATGCAAGCACTTCTCTGGAAGACTCTTTTGCACATTTACAACTCGGTGGAGACAGCATAGCTGAAAGGAGTCATaggggggaaggagaagaagatcATGAGTCACCATCTTCAGGAAGGGTACCAGCACCAGACACTTCCATTGAAGAAACCGAATCAGATGCCAGTAGTGATAGTGAGGATGGATCTGCGCTTGTTGCGCAACACTCCTTGACCCAACAGAGACTTTCGGTTCCTAATCCCAACCAGACAGTATCTGATCGATCTGATCTATCAGGAACTGATCGATCCGTGGCAGGGGGTGCAACAGTGGGTGTCAGTGTCAGATCCAGAAGGCCTGATGGACAGTGCACAGTAACTGAAGTTTAA
- the RNF146 gene encoding E3 ubiquitin-protein ligase RNF146 isoform X2 — translation MAGCGEIDHSINMLPTNRKANESCSNTAPSLTVPECAICLQTCVHPVSLPCKHVFCYLCVKGASWLGKRCALCRQEIPEDFLDKPTLLSPEELKAASRGNGEYAWYYEGRNGWWQYDERTSRELEDAFSKGKKSTEMLIAGFLYVADLENMVQYRRNEHGRRRKIKRDIIDIPKKGVAGLRLDCDANTVNLARESSADGADSVPAQSGASVQPLVSSTVRPLTSVDGQLTSPATPSPDASTSLEDSFAHLQLGGDSIAERSHRGEGEEDHESPSSGRVPAPDTSIEETESDASSDSEDGSALVAQHSLTQQRLSVPNPNQTVSDRSDLSGTDRSVAGGATVGVSVRSRRPDGQCTVTEV, via the coding sequence ATGGCTGGCTGTGGTGAAATTGATCACTCAATAAACATGCTTCCTACGAACAGGAAAGCGAATGAGTCCTGTTCTAATACTGCACCTTCTCTAACTGTCCCTGAATGTGCCATTTGTCTGCAAACATGTGTTCACCCAGTCAGTCTGCCTTGCAAGCATGTTTTCTGCTATCTGTGTGTGAAGGGAGCGTCATGGCTTGGAAAGCGATGTGCCCTCTGTCGACAAGAAATTCCCGAGGATTTCCTTGATAAGCCAACCTTATTGTCACCAGAAGAACTCAAGGCAGCAAGTAGAGGAAATGGTGAATATGCATGGTATTATGAAGGAAGAAATGGGTGGTGGCAGTATGATGAGCGTACTAGTAGAGAGCTGGAAGATGCTTTTTCCAAAGGTAAAAAGAGCACCGAAATGTTAATTGCCGGGTTTCTGTATGTTGCCGATCTTGAAAATATGGTTCAATATAGGAGAAATGAACATGGACGTCGCAGGAAGATTAAGCGGGATATAATAGATATACCAAAGAAGGGAGTAGCCGGACTTAGGCTGGACTGTGATGCTAATACCGTAAACCTAGCAAGAGAGAGCTCTGCTGATGGAGCGGACAGTGTACCAGCACAGAGTGGAGCTTCTGTTCAGCCTCTGGTGTCGTCTACTGTAAGGCCCCTGACGTCAGTAGATGGGCAGTTAACAAGCCCTGCAACACCATCCCCTGATGCAAGCACTTCTCTGGAAGACTCTTTTGCACATTTACAACTCGGTGGAGACAGCATAGCTGAAAGGAGTCATaggggggaaggagaagaagatcATGAGTCACCATCTTCAGGAAGGGTACCAGCACCAGACACTTCCATTGAAGAAACCGAATCAGATGCCAGTAGTGATAGTGAGGATGGATCTGCGCTTGTTGCGCAACACTCCTTGACCCAACAGAGACTTTCGGTTCCTAATCCCAACCAGACAGTATCTGATCGATCTGATCTATCAGGAACTGATCGATCCGTGGCAGGGGGTGCAACAGTGGGTGTCAGTGTCAGATCCAGAAGGCCTGATGGACAGTGCACAGTAACTGAAGTTTAA